From a single Desulfofundulus luciae genomic region:
- a CDS encoding vWA domain-containing protein, whose amino-acid sequence MEIDPVTRAVTRVEGQGENTLHHNLVRFTHILRHLGIRVSMAEALDAYQALALVDLMSREQVKAALGAVLVKNASDRQIFNLAFDRFFVPPEEKKRRRMLRKQLEEEERQRLADAREKLNQALSPWSTEVNFTPEEIQTFARMPAREQRRLTELIRQMHGNPVNNPGHLIARVMQSALNYWRYYLLKTQGEEARRQLEAELTGETEMDDVIAGVAADFYRDPDDQLLHQDMQQVADADLEKFTLALERLSTHLANRLSRRYRKSNRRQKLDMRRTIRRNIAFGGSPLKLCYRSRRRHRPRLLLICDVSASMARYARFVLQFIYGLSSAVRDIESFVFSEDLERVTPYFRRDDGFVPVMTELVNASRQWGKTTDFNVALKTFHRHWRHLLTGDTLAIIVSDTKTVAPQEAARELASLRERVQEILWLNPVPSKQWPYLPGVNAFLPYVRMFECYSLHHLEAILHRQMLK is encoded by the coding sequence ATGGAAATTGATCCGGTCACCCGGGCAGTGACCCGGGTAGAAGGGCAGGGCGAAAATACCCTGCACCATAACCTGGTACGCTTCACCCATATCCTGCGCCACCTGGGGATCCGGGTAAGCATGGCCGAAGCCCTGGATGCTTACCAGGCCCTGGCGCTGGTTGACCTTATGTCCAGGGAACAGGTCAAGGCTGCCCTGGGGGCGGTGCTGGTAAAAAACGCCTCCGACAGGCAAATTTTTAACCTGGCCTTTGATCGCTTCTTTGTCCCCCCGGAGGAAAAAAAGCGGCGGCGCATGTTAAGAAAACAGCTGGAGGAAGAGGAACGGCAGCGTCTGGCAGATGCCCGGGAAAAATTAAACCAGGCCCTTTCTCCCTGGTCCACGGAAGTAAATTTTACCCCGGAGGAAATCCAAACTTTTGCCCGCATGCCAGCACGGGAACAAAGGCGTTTAACGGAGCTTATCCGCCAGATGCACGGCAATCCGGTGAACAACCCGGGACACCTGATCGCCCGGGTAATGCAATCAGCTCTCAACTACTGGCGCTACTACTTGCTGAAAACCCAGGGGGAAGAAGCCAGGCGTCAACTGGAGGCAGAGCTGACCGGGGAAACGGAAATGGATGACGTAATTGCCGGTGTGGCCGCAGATTTTTACCGGGACCCGGATGATCAGCTGCTCCACCAGGACATGCAGCAGGTTGCCGATGCCGATCTGGAAAAGTTTACCTTAGCCCTTGAGCGCCTGTCCACACACCTGGCCAACCGGCTTTCCCGCCGTTACCGGAAAAGCAACCGCCGGCAAAAACTGGATATGCGCAGGACGATTCGCCGGAACATTGCCTTCGGCGGGTCACCCCTTAAATTATGCTACCGGTCCCGCCGCCGGCACCGTCCCCGTCTGCTCCTCATCTGCGACGTGTCCGCTTCCATGGCCCGCTATGCCCGGTTTGTCCTCCAGTTTATCTATGGTTTAAGCAGTGCGGTACGAGATATCGAAAGCTTCGTCTTTTCCGAGGATCTAGAACGGGTTACCCCTTACTTCCGGCGGGATGATGGTTTTGTACCCGTAATGACCGAGCTTGTTAATGCCAGCCGGCAGTGGGGAAAAACCACCGACTTTAACGTAGCCCTGAAAACTTTTCACCGCCACTGGCGCCACCTGCTTACCGGCGATACCCTGGCAATCATAGTCAGTGACACAAAGACCGTTGCCCCCCAGGAAGCCGCTCGAGAGCTGGCCTCTTTACGGGAGCGGGTCCAGGAGATCCTGTGGCTCAACCCCGTTCCCAGCAAGCAATGGCCCTATTTACCAGGCGTTAATGCCTTCCTGCCTTATGTACGCATGTTTGAATGCTATTCCCTGCATCACCTGGAAGCAATCCTGCACCGGCAAATGCTGAAGTAA
- a CDS encoding Fur family transcriptional regulator: protein MVKTTRMTRQKKLILEILRNTDTHPTADWIYEQARKQIPDISLGTVYRNLNNLKQAREIMELNYGSTFSRYDGNPHNHYHFVCDSCGRVFDLDLPLLNNLEREVENRTGMQVTRHRLEFYGYCPDCRQRQPGEAEQ from the coding sequence ATGGTAAAAACCACACGGATGACCAGGCAAAAAAAATTAATCCTGGAAATCCTGCGCAATACCGACACTCACCCCACGGCAGACTGGATTTACGAGCAGGCCCGCAAACAAATTCCGGACATCAGCCTGGGCACCGTGTACCGCAATTTAAATAACCTCAAACAGGCCCGGGAAATCATGGAACTTAACTACGGCAGCACGTTCAGCCGCTATGATGGTAATCCCCATAATCACTATCATTTTGTTTGCGATAGCTGTGGCCGGGTATTTGATCTGGATTTACCCCTGCTGAACAACCTGGAAAGAGAAGTAGAAAACCGCACGGGCATGCAGGTAACCCGGCACCGGCTGGAATTTTACGGGTACTGCCCTGATTGCCGGCAAAGACAACCGGGCGAAGCAGAGCAGTAA
- a CDS encoding sulfide-dependent adenosine diphosphate thiazole synthase, whose product MHLEDVTISKAIITRYQEELLEALESDVAVVGGGPAGLVAAYYLARANKKVVLFERKLSVGGGMWGGGMMFNQIVVQDEALPLLKEFGISFRTFEEGYYTASSVEAVAALTLGAVRSGAKIYNLISVEDVMVRDNRITGLVINWTPVDLGRLHVDPLTVQSAYVIDCTGHDAQVASMVVKKMGAVLRTRTGNLEGEKPMWAARGETATVANTREIFPGLLVAGMAANAVCGGHRMGPIFGGMLLSGRRAARLILGEDEE is encoded by the coding sequence ATGCACCTGGAAGACGTAACTATTTCCAAGGCTATTATCACGAGGTACCAGGAGGAACTGCTGGAAGCGCTGGAATCAGACGTGGCCGTAGTGGGCGGAGGTCCGGCAGGACTGGTGGCCGCCTATTACCTGGCCCGGGCAAACAAAAAAGTGGTTCTCTTTGAACGCAAGCTCAGCGTCGGCGGCGGCATGTGGGGCGGGGGGATGATGTTCAACCAGATTGTGGTCCAGGACGAAGCATTACCCCTTCTCAAGGAGTTTGGTATCTCCTTCAGGACATTCGAGGAAGGATATTATACGGCCAGCTCCGTGGAAGCCGTTGCCGCCTTAACCCTTGGTGCGGTACGGTCCGGAGCAAAGATCTACAACTTAATTTCCGTGGAAGACGTCATGGTCAGGGACAACCGGATAACCGGCCTGGTAATAAACTGGACCCCCGTTGATTTGGGCCGCCTGCACGTGGACCCCCTGACGGTACAGTCGGCATACGTCATCGACTGCACCGGACATGATGCCCAGGTGGCCAGTATGGTGGTCAAAAAAATGGGGGCGGTTTTAAGAACCAGGACCGGCAATCTGGAAGGAGAAAAGCCCATGTGGGCCGCGCGGGGTGAAACGGCCACCGTAGCCAATACACGTGAAATTTTCCCCGGGCTCCTCGTGGCCGGTATGGCGGCAAACGCGGTTTGCGGCGGCCATCGCATGGGACCGATTTTCGGCGGGATGCTCCTGTCAGGCAGACGGGCGGCCAGGCTTATTCTCGGTGAAGATGAAGAATAG
- the accD gene encoding acetyl-CoA carboxylase, carboxyltransferase subunit beta produces MLDIFKRQRQRYATVNPASREIPDGLWVKCPRCHEIRFTGELGKQLKVCARCGYHFRLTAGERLKITIDEGTFTEWDGDMMPVNPFGYTEYDEKLARARQETGLNEAVVTGEGKIGGHRVAVAVMDARFMMASMGTVVGEKITRAIERAREKQLPLVIFAASGGARMQEGVLSLMQMAKTCAALSAFSEAGLLYISVLTDPTTGGVSASFAFLGDIILAEPGALIGFAGPRVIEQTIRQKLPEGFQRAEFLRQHGFLDAVVPRPQLKSTLAQILDLHRSE; encoded by the coding sequence ATGCTGGATATTTTTAAAAGACAGCGACAGCGTTATGCTACGGTCAATCCCGCCAGTCGGGAAATACCCGATGGCTTATGGGTAAAATGTCCCCGTTGCCACGAAATCCGGTTCACAGGGGAGCTGGGAAAACAATTAAAGGTTTGTGCCAGGTGCGGCTACCACTTTCGCCTCACTGCCGGGGAACGCCTTAAAATAACCATTGATGAGGGTACCTTTACCGAATGGGATGGGGACATGATGCCTGTAAACCCTTTCGGATACACCGAGTACGACGAAAAGCTGGCCAGGGCCCGCCAGGAAACCGGGCTGAACGAAGCGGTAGTCACCGGAGAAGGGAAAATTGGCGGACACCGGGTAGCGGTGGCCGTAATGGACGCCCGCTTTATGATGGCCAGCATGGGCACGGTGGTGGGAGAAAAGATTACCCGGGCCATTGAGCGCGCCCGGGAAAAACAGTTGCCTCTCGTCATTTTTGCCGCTTCCGGGGGTGCCCGCATGCAGGAAGGGGTACTTTCATTAATGCAAATGGCCAAGACATGCGCGGCCCTATCCGCCTTTTCCGAAGCGGGACTGCTGTACATATCCGTGCTAACCGACCCGACAACGGGGGGAGTCAGCGCCAGCTTTGCCTTTTTAGGGGATATTATCCTGGCTGAGCCGGGGGCACTAATTGGATTTGCCGGCCCCAGGGTGATTGAGCAAACCATTCGCCAGAAGCTGCCCGAAGGATTTCAAAGGGCCGAGTTTTTGCGGCAGCATGGCTTTTTAGACGCTGTGGTTCCCCGGCCGCAGTTGAAATCCACCCTGGCCCAAATATTAGATTTACACCGGAGCGAGTGA
- a CDS encoding sigma-54 interaction domain-containing protein has product MAINKLESTAFLGDELSIFNSVHNMVVAVDYQGRVIIFNPTSERIFNYPAEKALGRPIREVVPFTGLPKVLQTGKPHIGRKFVVGNALYVVNRTPIIRNNTIVGAIGVAQEITELQHLAQELEEIKEINGLLENIFHSTHEGYIAIDNDGRVLMLNEPMAELLGVTIETAVGRHIREVAPDRRLFQILWIGKLQYGEVVRIRGRETVVMRVPLYNRGKMVGTVSKVMFHDVEQLLALAKKISTQRRNFSYPSTTQNDNQTARYTVDNLIGASRDMIRLKETIRRVAQGPSTVLIRGESGTGKELVAHALHTASPRHRGPFIKVNCAAVPENLLESELFGYQEGAFTGARKGGQIGKFEQADGGTIFLDEIGDMPLPMQAKILRVLQEKEIERLGDTRTRAVDVRVVAATNRDLEELIRQGHFREDLYYRLNVVSLYIPPLRERLDDLPLLVNHFIKKFNREFGLLVRGVSPEVWEMLCAYDWPGNVRELENVMERAFNLVEGDTIEVKHMPPYLQKMSQGKKRNLHNRTLATLLQEVEKEALLEALATAGGNKMQAAKTLGISRAWLYKKMKQYGIRG; this is encoded by the coding sequence TTGGCGATCAACAAACTGGAAAGCACCGCCTTTTTAGGGGATGAGCTATCTATTTTTAACTCCGTACACAATATGGTCGTTGCCGTAGACTATCAGGGCCGCGTGATCATTTTTAACCCCACCAGCGAACGGATTTTTAATTACCCGGCAGAAAAGGCCCTGGGTCGCCCCATCAGGGAGGTCGTTCCTTTTACTGGTCTCCCCAAGGTGTTGCAGACGGGAAAACCCCACATCGGACGCAAATTTGTCGTAGGCAATGCCCTGTATGTGGTCAACCGCACACCCATAATCCGCAATAACACCATTGTGGGCGCCATTGGCGTGGCTCAAGAAATCACCGAGTTGCAACATCTGGCACAGGAACTGGAAGAAATCAAGGAAATAAACGGCCTCCTGGAAAATATTTTTCACAGCACACACGAAGGCTACATTGCCATCGATAATGACGGCCGGGTCCTGATGCTAAACGAGCCCATGGCGGAACTGCTGGGCGTTACCATCGAAACGGCCGTGGGCCGGCACATCCGTGAGGTGGCTCCCGACAGGCGGTTGTTCCAAATCCTCTGGATTGGTAAATTACAGTATGGGGAAGTGGTACGGATCCGGGGCAGGGAAACGGTAGTCATGCGGGTACCCCTTTATAACCGGGGCAAGATGGTGGGCACAGTGAGTAAAGTAATGTTCCATGATGTGGAACAGTTGCTGGCCCTGGCGAAAAAGATCAGTACCCAACGGCGAAATTTCTCCTACCCTTCCACAACGCAAAACGACAACCAGACCGCGCGTTACACCGTAGACAACCTGATCGGTGCCAGCAGGGATATGATCCGGCTCAAGGAAACCATCCGGCGGGTGGCCCAGGGACCTTCCACAGTGCTGATCCGGGGGGAAAGCGGCACAGGCAAAGAACTGGTAGCACATGCCCTGCACACGGCCTCCCCCCGCCACCGGGGGCCTTTCATCAAGGTCAACTGCGCTGCCGTGCCGGAAAACCTTTTAGAATCGGAGCTTTTCGGTTACCAGGAAGGCGCCTTTACCGGGGCGAGAAAGGGCGGGCAAATCGGCAAATTCGAACAGGCCGATGGGGGAACAATTTTTCTCGATGAAATTGGAGATATGCCCCTGCCCATGCAGGCCAAAATATTGCGGGTCCTGCAGGAAAAGGAAATTGAGCGCCTGGGAGATACCCGGACCCGTGCCGTTGACGTACGGGTGGTGGCAGCTACCAACCGGGATCTGGAGGAATTAATCAGGCAGGGACACTTCCGGGAAGATCTTTATTACCGTTTAAATGTAGTTTCCCTTTATATCCCGCCCCTGCGGGAAAGACTCGATGACCTCCCCCTGCTGGTCAATCATTTTATCAAGAAATTCAACCGGGAATTTGGTCTTCTGGTGCGGGGTGTGTCACCGGAAGTCTGGGAGATGCTTTGCGCCTACGATTGGCCGGGCAACGTGCGGGAACTGGAAAACGTAATGGAAAGGGCTTTTAACCTGGTGGAAGGAGATACCATTGAAGTTAAACATATGCCCCCCTACCTTCAGAAAATGAGCCAGGGCAAGAAGAGAAACCTGCACAACCGCACGCTGGCAACATTACTCCAGGAGGTGGAAAAGGAAGCCCTCCTGGAAGCCCTGGCTACTGCCGGTGGTAATAAAATGCAGGCGGCCAAAACTCTGGGTATTTCCAGGGCCTGGTTGTATAAGAAGATGAAACAGTACGGCATCAGGGGATAA
- the trmL gene encoding tRNA (uridine(34)/cytosine(34)/5-carboxymethylaminomethyluridine(34)-2'-O)-methyltransferase TrmL has translation MHIVLVEPEIPANTGNIARTCAATGSILHLVRPLGFSTDDKHLKRAGLDYWHLVEIHYHDSFEEVRHLYPQHRFYFFSTRGIHLYNEVRYGADDFLVFGKETQGLPAELLSANRDYTLRIPMREGTTRSLNLANSVALVLYEALRQQGFPGLR, from the coding sequence GTGCACATTGTTCTGGTTGAACCAGAAATTCCTGCCAACACCGGCAATATTGCCCGCACCTGTGCGGCCACCGGCAGCATTCTCCACCTGGTTCGCCCCCTGGGCTTCTCCACCGATGATAAGCATCTTAAACGGGCGGGCCTGGACTACTGGCATCTGGTGGAAATACACTACCACGATTCCTTTGAAGAAGTACGCCACCTGTATCCCCAACACCGTTTTTATTTCTTCAGCACCCGGGGCATACATTTATATAATGAGGTCAGATATGGAGCGGATGACTTTCTGGTCTTCGGCAAGGAAACGCAGGGACTGCCTGCGGAACTGCTGTCCGCCAACCGGGACTATACCCTGCGCATTCCCATGCGGGAGGGCACTACCCGCTCTCTAAACCTGGCCAACTCCGTAGCCCTGGTTCTGTACGAGGCCTTGCGCCAGCAGGGCTTTCCAGGGTTACGTTAA
- a CDS encoding AAA family ATPase, whose product MELTVEQLQQKLETQGYICDQDLVITLYLSLKLAKPLLVEGAPGVGKTEVAKALAGALNTELIRLQCYEGLDENRALYEWNYQRQLLKIEIARGSCDPAALEKDLFDVEYLLERPLLKAIRAEKRVVLLIDEIDKTDPEFEAFLFELLSDFQVSIPELGTLKAKQIPAVVLTSNGERELSDGLKRRCVYLYIDYPTVEKEVRILQVKVPQAREELVRQVVRAVHFIRSRLKLKKKPSIAETLDWTRALVALHADALTPEILGQTLSLFLKNRDDQETLKREVGLSGLVEQIRGVKDDSPGPAGATCHCGHHHR is encoded by the coding sequence ATGGAGCTGACCGTCGAACAGCTACAACAAAAACTGGAAACCCAGGGCTACATTTGTGATCAGGACCTGGTGATTACCCTCTACCTGTCCTTAAAACTGGCCAAGCCCCTGCTGGTGGAGGGGGCCCCCGGGGTAGGCAAAACTGAGGTGGCCAAAGCCCTGGCCGGGGCTTTGAATACGGAGCTGATTCGCCTGCAGTGTTACGAGGGGCTGGACGAAAACCGGGCCCTTTACGAATGGAACTACCAGCGGCAGTTGCTAAAGATCGAAATCGCCAGAGGCAGTTGCGATCCTGCCGCCCTGGAAAAGGATCTTTTCGATGTGGAATATTTGCTGGAAAGACCGCTTTTAAAGGCCATCCGGGCCGAAAAACGAGTTGTTTTGTTAATTGATGAAATTGATAAAACCGACCCGGAATTCGAGGCCTTTTTATTTGAGCTGCTGTCCGATTTTCAGGTATCCATTCCCGAACTGGGCACACTCAAAGCGAAGCAAATCCCGGCGGTAGTTTTAACCAGCAATGGTGAAAGGGAATTATCCGACGGGTTAAAACGCCGGTGCGTCTATTTGTACATTGATTATCCTACGGTGGAAAAGGAAGTGCGCATTTTGCAGGTCAAAGTGCCCCAGGCCCGGGAGGAACTGGTGCGCCAGGTGGTCCGGGCGGTACACTTCATCAGGTCCCGCCTGAAGTTGAAAAAGAAACCGTCCATTGCCGAAACCCTGGACTGGACCCGGGCCCTGGTAGCCCTGCATGCCGATGCCCTGACGCCGGAAATCCTCGGGCAAACCCTGAGCCTTTTCCTGAAAAACCGTGATGACCAGGAAACGTTAAAAAGGGAGGTGGGATTAAGCGGACTGGTAGAGCAGATCCGGGGGGTAAAGGATGATTCGCCCGGCCCTGCCGGGGCCACCTGTCATTGCGGCCACCATCACCGTTAG
- a CDS encoding DNA polymerase III subunit alpha has translation MFIHLHVHTEYSLLDGAARIKEVVARARELGMDSLAITDHGVMFGVVDFYKACQKEGVKPILGCEVYVAPRTMKDRTPRVDDHLYHLVLLAENQTGYRNLLQLVSLAYTEGFYYKPRVDKDALARYSEGLIALSGCIAGEVADRLLAGEKEKAVEAAALYQDIFGRGNFFLELQDHGLPEQRKVNRELLRLHREMNIPLVATNDVHYVNKEHAEMQDILLCIQTGKSVDDPSRMKFDSQELYLKSEEEMARLFGELKDAMDNTRLIAERCQVELSFGQIHLPHYQVPPGHNVDSYLEQLCLEGVRRRYGEMTEPVRQRLEYELKVIRQMGYSAYFLIVWDFIHYARQRGIPVGPGRGSAAGSLVAYVLGITNLDPLKYGLLFERFLNPERVSMPDVDVDLCFERRGEVINYITSKYGADKVAQIATFGTMAARAAIRDVGRALNMPYGEVDKIAKLVPAELHMTIERALSESSELRELYERDPQVKKLIDTAALLEGMPRHASTHAAGVVITREPLTHYLPLYKAADGPLTTQFAKDQVEELGLLKMDLLGLRTLTVIADTLKLIRESGGPEINIDEIPLDDPKTFALLCRGEGSGVFQLESSGMRALLKELRPEVFEDIVALVALYRPGPLGSGMVEDFIKSKHGEKKVTYLDPRLEPILRDTYGVILYQEQVMRIASDLAGFTLGEADLLRRAMGKKKPEIIAGLRNQFIEGAVKNGVDPQVAGQIFDLMEYFAGYGFNKSHSAAYALVAYQTAYLKANYPAQYMAALLTSVRDNTDKVAAYVEECRRMGLEVLPPDVNESRESFTVVDGKIRFGLAAIKNVGEGAVQAIIKSREEKGPFKNFADFCRRLDTRIINRRVLENLIKSGALDSLGHHRAQLMAGIELGLSIAQQSQQQRQNGQLTFEQFWQGTGEDIVLPQVQKYSRAEMLALEKEALGLYISGHPLEEYRQALVEETTATVAELGEGEQAGVTVGGMLTTLKRISTRRGEPMAFGTLEDLTGSIEVVFFPRVYQQYAKLIIPEGVVLIRGQISSAGDTLKIVAEEVSPLQKKTSASLYLQFREATPQLIRRVQLVLRSYPGSSPVYLYFPLEKKLARTSRDYWINLSSPVVTELATLLGPENVRIKESPGR, from the coding sequence ATGTTTATACACCTTCATGTACACACCGAATACAGTCTACTGGACGGTGCCGCCCGGATCAAGGAAGTAGTGGCCAGAGCCAGGGAACTGGGTATGGACTCCCTGGCCATTACCGACCATGGCGTTATGTTTGGAGTGGTGGACTTTTACAAGGCCTGCCAGAAAGAAGGGGTTAAACCCATCCTGGGTTGCGAGGTTTACGTAGCCCCCCGCACCATGAAAGATCGCACGCCCAGGGTGGATGACCACCTTTACCACCTGGTATTGCTGGCCGAAAACCAGACCGGGTATCGCAATCTCCTGCAGCTGGTATCTTTGGCCTACACCGAAGGTTTTTACTACAAGCCCCGGGTGGACAAAGATGCCCTGGCCCGCTACAGCGAAGGGTTAATTGCCTTAAGCGGGTGCATAGCCGGGGAGGTGGCCGACCGTCTCCTGGCCGGGGAGAAGGAAAAAGCCGTGGAAGCCGCCGCCCTCTACCAGGATATTTTTGGACGGGGGAATTTCTTTTTAGAACTACAGGACCACGGCCTTCCCGAACAACGCAAAGTCAACCGGGAACTTTTGCGCCTGCACCGGGAAATGAATATACCCCTGGTGGCGACCAATGACGTCCACTACGTAAACAAAGAGCATGCCGAAATGCAGGACATCCTGCTCTGTATTCAAACGGGTAAAAGTGTGGACGATCCTTCCCGGATGAAATTTGATTCCCAGGAACTTTACCTGAAAAGCGAGGAAGAAATGGCCCGTCTCTTCGGAGAGCTAAAAGACGCCATGGACAATACCCGCCTCATTGCCGAGCGCTGCCAGGTGGAACTAAGCTTCGGCCAGATCCATCTTCCCCATTATCAGGTACCCCCGGGTCATAACGTGGATAGCTACCTGGAGCAATTGTGCCTGGAAGGGGTACGACGTCGCTACGGGGAGATGACCGAGCCGGTACGGCAGCGGCTGGAATATGAGTTAAAAGTGATCCGGCAGATGGGCTATTCCGCCTACTTCCTGATTGTGTGGGATTTCATCCATTATGCCCGGCAACGGGGTATCCCGGTAGGGCCCGGCCGGGGTTCTGCCGCCGGCAGCCTGGTAGCCTACGTGCTGGGGATTACCAACCTCGACCCGTTAAAATACGGCCTGTTATTTGAGCGTTTCCTCAACCCGGAACGGGTCTCCATGCCGGACGTGGACGTGGACCTGTGCTTTGAGCGCCGGGGAGAGGTAATTAACTACATTACCAGCAAATATGGAGCCGATAAAGTAGCCCAAATTGCCACCTTTGGTACCATGGCCGCCAGGGCGGCCATCCGGGACGTGGGGCGGGCACTGAATATGCCCTACGGGGAAGTGGATAAAATAGCCAAACTGGTGCCCGCGGAACTGCACATGACCATTGAACGGGCCCTCAGTGAATCCAGCGAATTAAGGGAACTCTATGAACGGGACCCGCAGGTGAAAAAACTAATTGACACCGCCGCCCTCCTGGAAGGTATGCCCAGGCACGCCTCCACCCATGCGGCCGGCGTGGTGATCACCAGGGAACCCTTAACCCACTACCTGCCCCTGTACAAGGCCGCCGACGGTCCATTAACCACCCAGTTTGCCAAAGACCAGGTAGAGGAATTGGGCCTTTTAAAAATGGACCTCCTGGGCCTGCGCACCCTAACGGTCATTGCCGACACTTTAAAGCTCATCCGGGAAAGTGGCGGACCGGAAATAAACATTGATGAAATTCCCTTAGACGACCCGAAAACCTTTGCCCTGCTATGCCGGGGAGAAGGGAGCGGCGTATTCCAGCTTGAATCCAGCGGCATGCGGGCCCTGTTAAAAGAGCTGCGCCCGGAGGTTTTTGAAGACATCGTGGCCCTGGTGGCCCTCTACCGGCCCGGCCCCCTGGGCAGCGGCATGGTGGAGGATTTCATCAAGAGCAAGCACGGGGAAAAGAAAGTTACCTACCTGGACCCCAGGCTGGAACCAATATTAAGGGACACCTACGGTGTCATTCTCTACCAGGAGCAGGTTATGCGCATAGCCAGCGACCTGGCTGGCTTCACCCTGGGGGAGGCCGACCTTTTGCGGCGGGCCATGGGTAAAAAGAAGCCCGAAATTATTGCCGGGCTAAGGAACCAGTTTATCGAAGGGGCGGTAAAGAACGGGGTAGACCCCCAGGTTGCCGGGCAGATTTTCGATCTGATGGAGTACTTTGCCGGTTACGGTTTTAACAAAAGCCACAGCGCCGCCTATGCCCTGGTGGCCTACCAGACGGCCTACCTGAAGGCCAATTACCCGGCCCAATACATGGCGGCACTGCTTACCTCGGTGCGGGATAACACGGACAAGGTAGCGGCATACGTGGAAGAGTGCCGCCGTATGGGCCTGGAAGTCCTGCCTCCCGATGTCAACGAAAGCCGGGAAAGTTTTACCGTGGTTGACGGTAAAATCCGTTTCGGGCTGGCGGCAATTAAAAACGTGGGCGAGGGTGCAGTGCAGGCCATTATCAAATCCCGGGAGGAAAAGGGACCCTTCAAAAACTTTGCCGACTTCTGCCGGCGCCTGGACACGCGGATCATTAACCGGCGGGTGCTGGAAAACCTCATTAAAAGCGGAGCTCTGGATTCCCTGGGCCACCACCGGGCACAGTTGATGGCAGGCATTGAGCTTGGGCTGTCCATAGCCCAGCAATCGCAGCAGCAGCGACAGAACGGCCAGCTTACCTTTGAGCAGTTCTGGCAGGGAACAGGAGAAGATATAGTGCTGCCCCAGGTGCAGAAATATTCCCGTGCGGAAATGCTGGCCCTGGAAAAGGAGGCCCTGGGACTTTATATCAGCGGTCATCCCCTGGAAGAATACCGCCAGGCCCTGGTGGAAGAAACCACCGCTACGGTGGCGGAACTCGGGGAGGGGGAGCAGGCGGGGGTCACGGTCGGCGGCATGCTTACCACCCTGAAGCGCATCAGCACCCGGCGGGGGGAACCCATGGCCTTTGGCACCCTGGAAGATCTTACCGGGAGCATCGAAGTGGTTTTCTTCCCCCGCGTCTACCAGCAGTATGCTAAACTCATCATCCCTGAAGGGGTGGTGTTAATCCGGGGGCAAATAAGCTCTGCCGGTGATACATTAAAGATTGTTGCTGAAGAGGTATCCCCCTTACAAAAGAAAACCAGTGCCAGCCTTTATTTACAGTTCAGGGAAGCCACCCCCCAGCTAATCAGGCGGGTCCAGTTGGTCCTGCGCAGTTATCCCGGTTCCTCACCGGTCTACCTGTACTTCCCCCTGGAAAAGAAGCTGGCCCGGACTTCCCGGGACTACTGGATTAACCTGTCTTCACCGGTAGTCACAGAACTGGCCACCCTTTTAGGACCTGAAAACGTGAGAATAAAGGAATCACCCGGCAGGTAG
- a CDS encoding putative signal transducing protein, which yields MWTVVYIAPNKKEATRIQNILSNEGILVKLRELSPTHCGHNCSVEILVPEAEVDEALEIINTI from the coding sequence TTGTGGACTGTGGTTTATATTGCCCCAAATAAAAAAGAAGCGACCCGGATCCAAAACATTCTTTCCAACGAAGGAATACTGGTAAAATTGCGGGAACTCTCGCCGACCCATTGCGGGCATAACTGTTCGGTGGAAATTCTGGTACCGGAAGCAGAAGTGGACGAAGCCCTGGAAATAATAAACACCATTTAA
- the mtrB gene encoding trp RNA-binding attenuation protein MtrB produces MPESWEINADYVAVKALENGVTIIGLTRGKDTRFHHSEKLDKGEIMIAQFTEHTSAIKIRGKVELLTRYGVMRNDDLA; encoded by the coding sequence ATGCCTGAGAGCTGGGAAATTAACGCCGACTATGTAGCGGTCAAGGCCCTGGAAAACGGGGTAACCATCATCGGCCTTACCCGTGGGAAGGATACCCGCTTTCATCATTCGGAAAAGCTTGATAAGGGCGAAATTATGATCGCCCAGTTTACAGAGCATACCTCGGCGATTAAAATCCGCGGCAAGGTAGAACTACTGACCCGGTACGGCGTCATGCGCAATGACGATCTGGCCTGA